In Quercus robur chromosome 10, dhQueRobu3.1, whole genome shotgun sequence, a genomic segment contains:
- the LOC126703203 gene encoding putative disease resistance RPP13-like protein 1 translates to MGRKRDQFWDYAEQRLHGRFKCNFCHGDFPGGATRIKAHLAGVSGHNIVACVAVSQEVQKEARATQETNKKLKCASSLSSAKESSASSSSSNIMDRIVTQGKEEYIVEIFLDDIVDRLVANVFSLTTEHSKNKELKNLLYTLCKIHVMLYDAQKRQVSDDSVRIWLTELKDVVYEVDNVLDEFSYDTFLKYQMMNQVPSFSLCNFDEVKTFKHALDNIVNKVDGLGLKIVNSNPKISLDNIDSSLDDSEVIGREYRVLKSWDLLDDDDDVFLKLKSRFDGLTISSLKRCFAYCAIFPKDYEIRKDELIQHWMAEGFLEPSKESVLMEDIGNKYFKILLDKSFLQKGKRDEYGNIISYRMHDSVHDFVLLISKSKTSGIFSDVRSLFVGFDGQTTPRISFKGDCFTKLCTLSLENADFGDRLLVVFKSLRVLKLYGYKKIELPESIDVFIHLRLLHITGINHLPNSITKLYNLQTLRIEGFLMELPKDLSNLINLRHICIDEIKKAPKNLGRLTCLQTLPIFVVGRDEGYRIKELGALKNLRGEIKISNLEKVEDEEEAKSAKLKEKEMFKLGLHWTSSIRAADSYDKDEKVLEGLQPHPNLKSLTIERYEGKKFPSWWAGLSLYQNLIEIYLNGCTECEEVPTLGHLPCLRVLEIIGMEKVRSIGSEFYSYSDGSYRNTTTLFPALRILKLVEMIALEVWKDAGEVLVFPCLEELTISYCNELRDFPDSLHTCVSLQKLVVKECPELRYWPGVQCVGSTSIQYSHPSLQKLKLCESAHSLLGQIQYFINLKILWIQRFFEIEALPECLGCLFSLQKLYIVDCNHLVHLPTEEAMRCLTQLKMLIIYDCPNLEDNERSKIDHIPFVDIQDSGWPDCSDFED, encoded by the exons atggGTAGAAAGAGAGATCAATTTTGGGATTATGCTGAGCAACGTCTACATGGTCGTTTCAAATGTAATTTTTGTCATGGTGATTTTCCTGGAGGTGCAACAAGGATTAAGGCACACTTGGCTGGAGTTTCAGGCCATAACATTGTGGCATGTGTAGCCGTGTCTCAAGAAGTTCAAAAAGAAGCCCGGGCAACTCAAGAGACTAACAAAAAGCTTAAATGTGCATCATCCTTAAGCAGTGCTAAGGAGAGTTcagcttcatcttcatcatcaaatATTATGGATAGAATTGTCACACAG GGCAAGGAAGAATATATAGTTGAAATTTTCCTCGATGATATTGTGGACAGACTAGTTGCCAATGTATTTTCACTTACCACTGAGCATTCCAAGAACAAGGAGCTGAAAAATCTTCTTTACACGTTATGCAAGATTCATGTCATGTTATATGATGCTCAAAAAAGACAAGTAAGCGATGATTCTGTGAGGATTTGGTTAACAGAGCTTAAAGATGTAGTTTATGAGGTTGATAATGTGCTAGATGAGTTCAGCTACGACACTTTCCTGAAATACCAAATGATGAATCAGGTACCTAGTTTTTCATTATGCAATTTTGATGAAGTTAAGACTTTCAAACATGCATTGGATAATATTGTGAATAAAGTAGATGGCTTGGGTCTTAAAATTGTGAATTCAAACCCCAAGATTAGCCTAGACAATATAGACTCCTCCCTTGATGATTCAGAAGTTATAGGAAGAGAATACCGTGTCCTAAAAAGTTGGGATTTactggatgatgatgatgatgtctTTCTAAAATTAAAGTCAAGGTTTGATGGTCTTACAATATCATCTTTAAAAAGGTGTTTTGCATATTGTGCAATCTTTCCTAAAGATTATGAAATTAGAAAGGATGAACTAATTCAGCATTGGATGGCTGAAGGGTTTCTTGAACCGTCTAAAGAAAGTGTGTTGATGGAGGATATTGGTaataagtattttaaaattttattggacAAATCCTTTTTACAAAAGGGTAAAAGGGATGAGTATGGTAATATTATCAGCTATAGAATGCATGATTCCGTACATGATTTTGTGCTCttaatttcaaaatcaaaaacttcaGGTATTTTCAGCGACGTACGAAGTTTATTTGTTGGATTTGATGGCCAAACAACACCAAGAATTTCATTTAAAGGTGattgtttcacaaaattatgcACATTAAGTTTAGAGAATGCTGACTTTGGCGACAGATTATTAGTAGTATTTAAAAGCTTACGTGTTTTAAAGTTATATGGATATAAGAAGATAGAGCTGCCAGAATCAATTGATGTGTTCATACATCTAAGGCTTCTTCACATCACTGGAATTAATCATTTACCAAATTCAATCACTAAGCTTTACAATTTGCAAACTTTAAGAATCGAAGGGTTTCTCATGGAACTTCCAAAAGACCTAAGCAATTTGATTAACTTGAGACATATTTGTATTGATGAAATTAAGAAAGCACCTAAAAATCTAGGGCGGTTGACTTGCCTTCAAACATTGCCAATATTTGTTGTGGGTCGAGATGAAGGTTATCGGATTAAGGAATTGGGAGCTTTAAAGAATCTCAGgggagaaataaaaataagtaatctagagaaggtggaagatgaggaagaagccaaaagtgcaaaattaaaagaaaaggaaatgttTAAGTTGGGATTACACTGGACATCATCAATAAGAGCAGCGGACAGCTATGATAAAGATGAAAAGGTGTTGGAAGGCCTCCAGCCTCACCCAAATTTGAAAAGCTTAACAATAGAAAGGTATGAAGGAAAGAAATTCCCATCATGGTGGGCTGGTTTGTCGCTATATCAAAATTTGATTGAGATCTATTTGAATGGGTGTACAGAATGTGAAGAAGTTCCCACCTTGGGACATTTACCCTGTCTTAGGGTTCTTGAAATAATAGGAATGGAGAAGGTAAGAAGTATAGGAAGTGAGTTTTACAGTTACAGTGATGGGAGTTACAGAAATACTACTACATTATTTCCAGCATTGAGAATACTCAAATTGGTGGAGATGATTGCCTTAGAAGTGTGGAAGGATGCAGGTGAGGTGTTGGTGTTTCCATGCCTTGAGGAGTTGACCATAAGTTATTGTAATGAACTGAGAGATTTTCCAGACTCACTGCACACCTGCGTGTCCCTTCAGAAGTTGGTAGTAAAGGAATGTCCTGAGCTGAGGTATTGGCCAGGTGTCCAGTGTGTGGGTTCTACTTCCATTCAATACTCCCACCCCTCTCTCCAAAAGCTCAAATTGTGTGAGTCAGCCCACTCTCTCCTGGGCCAAATTCAATACTTCATTAACCTTAAAATTCTGTGGATACAACgattttttgaaatagaagCTTTGCCAGAGTGTTTGGGTTGccttttctctcttcaaaaGCTGTATATTGTGGATTGCAATCACTTGGTGCATCTACCCACCGAGGAAGCCATGCGATGCCTCACCCAGTTGAAAATGCTGATCATTTATGATTGCCCCAATTTGGAAGACAATGAACGGTCCAAGATTGACCACATTCCATTTGTTGATATCCAGGATAGCGG GTGGCCAGATTGCTCTGATTTCGAAGACTAA